The following proteins are encoded in a genomic region of Betaproteobacteria bacterium:
- a CDS encoding phosphoheptose isomerase — translation MDILARITQHFHDSAETKMRALETLAGPLQNAAEKMVHCLMNDGKIMACGNGGSAADSQHFAAELLNRFEMERPGLAAVALTTDSSTLTSIANDYDYVQVFSKQVRALGHAGDVLLAISTSGNSPNVIEAVKAAHDKDISVVALTGRDGGKMTGLFGPRDVHICVPSPVTARIQEVHLLCIHCLCDAIDLQLFGAAS, via the coding sequence ATGGATATCCTGGCTCGCATCACCCAGCATTTCCACGACAGCGCCGAAACCAAGATGCGTGCGCTGGAGACGCTGGCCGGTCCGCTGCAGAACGCCGCGGAAAAGATGGTTCACTGCCTCATGAACGACGGAAAGATCATGGCCTGCGGCAACGGCGGTTCGGCGGCCGACTCCCAGCACTTCGCGGCGGAACTGCTCAACCGCTTCGAGATGGAGCGCCCCGGCCTGGCGGCGGTCGCGCTCACGACCGACTCGTCGACGCTGACATCCATCGCCAACGATTACGACTATGTGCAGGTGTTCTCCAAACAGGTGCGGGCACTCGGCCATGCCGGCGACGTGCTCCTCGCCATCTCCACCAGCGGCAATTCGCCCAATGTCATCGAAGCGGTGAAGGCGGCTCACGACAAGGACATCTCGGTGGTGGCGCTCACGGGTCGCGATGGCGGCAAGATGACCGGTCTCTTCGGACCGCGCGACGTGCACATCTGCGTGCCCTCGCCCGTCACCGCACGGATACAGGAGGTTCACCTGCTTTGCATCCACTGCCTGTGCGATGCGATCGATCTGCAGCTATTCGGAGCAGCTTCATGA
- a CDS encoding YraN family protein has protein sequence MNPDGAAAEDLALSHLVAHGCRLVSRNFRSRFGEIDLIVSHGPALVFVEVRKRSRRDYSSAADSITAAKRQRIVATAQIYLARRRDDVPCRFDAVLVDGTGRIEWVRDAFGA, from the coding sequence GTGAACCCGGACGGAGCCGCTGCGGAGGATCTGGCGCTGTCCCATCTCGTTGCGCACGGTTGCCGCCTCGTGAGCCGCAACTTCCGATCGAGATTCGGCGAGATCGATCTCATCGTCTCTCACGGACCGGCACTGGTGTTCGTGGAGGTACGCAAGCGCTCCCGCCGCGACTACAGCTCTGCGGCTGACAGCATCACGGCCGCGAAACGTCAGCGCATCGTGGCCACCGCACAGATCTATCTCGCACGCAGGAGAGACGACGTCCCCTGCCGCTTCGACGCGGTGCTCGTCGACGGGACAGGCCGGATCGAATGGGTACGCGACGCATTCGGGGCCTGA
- a CDS encoding amidase, with amino-acid sequence MVPLHTLGLAEAARAIGRGECTSESLAIALIARTRALEDRIRAWAWLDEASLIAACRESDARRTIRHRDGRAAKKAPEDDGSLAGVPIGIKDLIDVRGMPTGMGSPVYADHWPRESAPLVHALERSGAIPMGKTVTTEFAFMVPSKTRNPWNPGHTPGGSSSGSAAAVACGMVPAALGTQTNGSVIRPAALCGVVGFKPGFGQIATEGVLPFSGTLDQPGVFARCVADAGLAASWLTRRSGDIGHRIPPLRALPALIAVRTPVWEKAPSAQRDRFAQDIEVLRSAGAKVEERELPAAFADAWRVHRTIMLYEAARGAAPIRATQRALFSDFLNAALDEGENTTETAYRSALDARLRLIGDFQSFLEDRHSAVITPPAPGEAPEGLGATGDPAFCSLWTLLGVPAISIPTGLGPRGLPLGLQLVARPLESNHLLAIAAWCEQEMHFETLLQRESPGQG; translated from the coding sequence ATGGTGCCCCTGCATACGCTGGGCCTGGCGGAAGCTGCCCGTGCCATCGGACGGGGGGAGTGCACCTCCGAATCGCTCGCCATCGCTCTGATCGCCCGGACCCGTGCGCTGGAGGACCGCATCCGCGCCTGGGCATGGCTCGACGAAGCCAGCCTGATCGCGGCCTGCCGCGAGTCCGATGCCCGCAGGACAATTCGTCACCGGGACGGCCGAGCAGCGAAGAAAGCGCCCGAGGACGACGGATCTCTCGCCGGAGTGCCGATCGGCATCAAGGATCTGATCGATGTGCGAGGCATGCCCACGGGCATGGGCTCGCCCGTGTACGCCGATCACTGGCCGCGGGAGTCCGCGCCGCTCGTGCATGCGCTGGAGCGCTCCGGTGCGATTCCGATGGGCAAGACGGTCACCACCGAATTCGCCTTCATGGTGCCCTCCAAGACTCGCAACCCGTGGAACCCCGGGCACACGCCCGGAGGTTCGTCCAGCGGATCTGCCGCGGCCGTCGCATGCGGCATGGTTCCGGCCGCACTGGGAACGCAGACCAATGGCTCGGTGATCCGGCCGGCTGCCTTGTGCGGGGTGGTGGGATTCAAACCGGGATTCGGGCAGATCGCCACCGAGGGTGTGCTGCCGTTTTCCGGGACCCTGGATCAGCCGGGCGTATTCGCACGATGTGTCGCCGACGCGGGTCTGGCCGCCTCGTGGCTGACACGGCGAAGCGGCGACATCGGGCATCGCATCCCTCCGCTGCGAGCACTTCCGGCGCTGATTGCCGTGCGCACGCCGGTGTGGGAGAAGGCGCCGAGTGCCCAGCGGGATCGGTTCGCGCAGGACATCGAAGTGCTGAGAAGCGCGGGCGCGAAGGTCGAAGAACGCGAACTGCCCGCGGCGTTCGCCGACGCCTGGCGAGTACACCGGACGATCATGCTGTACGAGGCAGCGCGCGGCGCGGCTCCGATCCGCGCCACGCAACGTGCGCTGTTCAGCGATTTCCTGAATGCCGCCCTGGACGAGGGGGAAAACACGACCGAGACGGCCTACCGGTCTGCCCTCGATGCCCGGCTGAGGTTGATCGGCGATTTCCAGAGCTTCCTCGAGGATCGGCACTCGGCGGTCATCACGCCACCGGCGCCCGGCGAAGCCCCCGAAGGCCTCGGTGCCACGGGCGATCCCGCCTTCTGCTCGTTGTGGACTCTTCTGGGCGTTCCGGCGATCAGCATTCCCACGGGGCTGGGACCCCGGGGCCTGCCCCTCGGGCTGCAGCTCGTCGCCCGGCCCCTGGAATCGAACCACCTGCTTGCGATTGCCGCGTGGTGTGAACAGGAGATGCATTTCGAGACATTGTTGCAGCGAGAGAGCCCGGGCCAAGGCTGA
- a CDS encoding penicillin-binding protein activator yields MQRLRVLGLRVYLRVLMMGFAVLYGALGLSVMGHAQTEGEEAQEKPHIAALLPLQSKVFGRFGEAVKRGIEAGAAADGERPDRLPVLVYATGDDMKAMIDTYDRAIRAGAQFVIGPLRRTAVQALATSNAVSVPTLALSVPESDVLLPDGLYAFGVHLEGEARQVARIAQSHGRRRAVVIAGDNTLSRRVSQAFADEFARSGRLVIDQHAFTADKAKLRKIRDSIASDNVDAIFFALDGPKVRQIRPYLGKVLPAYATSMIHSAEGTVLGQLDLSGIVFVDMPWMVAPDHPAVLTYPRQPPGVFTSFDQERFYALGIDAWRLSQLMLESGYSSLGMLDGVSGYLMPGPARQFQREAAPAQFTQSGVRPLAEHEYK; encoded by the coding sequence ATGCAACGGCTTCGCGTCCTGGGACTTCGCGTGTACTTGCGCGTGTTGATGATGGGCTTCGCCGTACTATACGGTGCGCTCGGCCTCTCCGTCATGGGTCATGCGCAGACCGAGGGCGAGGAGGCACAGGAAAAGCCGCACATCGCCGCGCTGCTGCCGCTGCAATCGAAGGTGTTCGGCAGATTCGGCGAAGCCGTGAAGCGGGGTATCGAAGCCGGCGCGGCCGCCGATGGGGAACGCCCCGACCGCCTGCCCGTCCTCGTCTACGCCACGGGCGACGACATGAAGGCGATGATCGACACGTACGATCGCGCCATTCGCGCGGGCGCCCAGTTCGTGATCGGCCCGCTTCGCCGCACCGCCGTTCAGGCGCTCGCCACCAGCAACGCGGTGTCGGTCCCCACGCTGGCGCTGTCGGTGCCCGAATCCGACGTCCTGCTTCCGGATGGCCTCTATGCCTTTGGCGTCCATCTCGAGGGCGAAGCCCGCCAGGTCGCGCGTATCGCTCAGTCCCATGGCAGGCGGCGAGCCGTCGTGATTGCCGGCGACAACACCCTGTCCAGGCGAGTGAGCCAGGCCTTCGCCGACGAGTTCGCGCGCTCCGGCCGGCTGGTGATCGACCAGCACGCATTCACGGCAGACAAGGCAAAGCTCAGAAAGATCCGGGACAGCATTGCTTCCGACAACGTCGATGCCATCTTCTTCGCACTCGACGGGCCGAAGGTGAGGCAGATCCGTCCCTATCTCGGCAAGGTGCTTCCCGCGTACGCCACGTCCATGATCCACTCGGCGGAAGGGACGGTGCTGGGCCAGCTCGACCTGTCGGGCATCGTCTTCGTCGACATGCCGTGGATGGTGGCTCCCGACCACCCCGCCGTGTTGACCTACCCCCGTCAGCCACCCGGCGTGTTCACCAGCTTCGACCAGGAGCGCTTCTACGCTCTGGGAATCGATGCCTGGCGGCTGTCCCAGCTCATGCTCGAATCCGGTTACAGCAGCCTGGGAATGCTGGACGGCGTGAGCGGGTACCTCATGCCGGGGCCGGCGCGCCAGTTCCAGCGGGAGGCCGCGCCCGCGCAGTTCACACAGAGCGGTGTACGTCCGCTGGCAGAACACGAGTACAAGTGA
- a CDS encoding IclR family transcriptional regulator, with protein sequence MMDLVDALAASHEPMNLKRLAAETGLHTSTAHRILGVMVDHRIIDRVEPGQYRLGIRLLELGHLVKSRIDLRTEALPVMQALHDELHETVNLSVRQGDEMVYIERLVSDRQAMRVAHLIGARAPLHVTAVGKIFLLEDGPEVCHQYALRTQLPGLTRNTIRDLGTLSREIEKSRKTGYAFDHEEAEPGVSCVGAGIRDDEGRLIAGLSLSAPSNRLDRSWGVRVKEAADAISRAIGWNFLRN encoded by the coding sequence ATGATGGATCTCGTGGACGCGCTGGCGGCCAGCCACGAACCCATGAATCTGAAGCGCCTCGCGGCGGAGACGGGACTGCACACGTCGACGGCGCACCGCATTCTCGGCGTCATGGTCGACCACCGGATCATCGACCGCGTCGAGCCCGGGCAGTACCGGCTGGGCATCCGGCTTCTCGAACTGGGGCACCTGGTGAAGTCGCGCATCGATCTGCGCACCGAGGCGTTGCCGGTGATGCAGGCGTTGCACGACGAATTGCACGAGACCGTCAACCTCTCGGTGCGGCAGGGAGACGAGATGGTCTACATCGAGCGTCTGGTTTCGGACCGGCAGGCCATGCGGGTCGCGCACCTGATCGGAGCCCGGGCACCACTGCACGTGACCGCCGTGGGCAAGATCTTCCTGCTCGAGGATGGTCCGGAGGTCTGTCACCAGTACGCGTTGCGGACGCAGTTGCCCGGACTGACCCGGAACACCATCCGGGATCTGGGGACCCTGAGCCGGGAGATCGAGAAGTCCCGCAAGACCGGGTATGCGTTCGATCACGAGGAAGCCGAGCCGGGCGTGTCCTGCGTGGGTGCCGGCATCCGCGACGACGAGGGACGGCTCATTGCGGGATTGTCGTTGTCCGCACCGTCCAATCGGCTCGACCGTTCCTGGGGCGTGCGCGTGAAGGAGGCGGCCGACGCGATCTCGCGGGCGATCGGCTGGAATTTCCTGCGCAACTGA
- a CDS encoding cation transporter, producing the protein MGAELNGVSLTRYAWISVAAAIATIALKTGAWWATGSVGLLSDAIESVVNLVAALVALWMLWLAERPPDEAHAHGYSKAEYFSSGLEGAMIFLAAAVIIWTAVPRLLNPRPLEEIGVGLAISVVASAINFGVSRLLMRAARRYESITLEADAHHLMTDVWTSAGVVVAVAVVAFTGWQRLDPLVAIAVGCNILSTGYMLLRRSALGLLDPSLDPAKLSAIAEALARYERDGIAFHALRTRQAAGRSFISVHVLVPGGWTVQEGHDLLERIEDDIRRAVPRSSVITHLEPLEDPASLADEELDRGL; encoded by the coding sequence GTGGGCGCTGAGCTGAACGGCGTCAGCCTCACACGCTACGCCTGGATTTCCGTCGCGGCGGCAATCGCCACGATCGCACTCAAGACGGGTGCGTGGTGGGCCACCGGGTCGGTAGGTCTGCTGTCGGACGCGATCGAGTCGGTCGTCAATCTGGTCGCCGCTCTGGTGGCGCTGTGGATGCTGTGGCTGGCCGAGCGTCCACCCGACGAGGCGCACGCCCATGGCTACAGCAAGGCCGAGTATTTCTCGAGCGGCCTGGAAGGTGCCATGATCTTTCTCGCCGCCGCCGTGATCATCTGGACGGCAGTGCCGCGGTTGCTGAATCCCCGGCCGCTGGAAGAGATCGGCGTCGGGCTGGCGATCAGCGTCGTGGCGTCCGCGATCAACTTCGGCGTGTCCCGCCTGCTCATGCGTGCCGCAAGACGCTACGAATCCATCACGCTGGAGGCGGATGCGCATCATCTGATGACGGATGTGTGGACCTCGGCGGGCGTCGTCGTGGCCGTCGCGGTCGTGGCATTCACCGGGTGGCAACGCCTGGACCCGCTCGTCGCCATTGCCGTGGGCTGCAACATTCTTTCCACGGGATACATGCTGCTGCGCCGCTCGGCGCTGGGGCTGCTGGACCCCTCGCTCGATCCGGCGAAACTCTCGGCGATTGCAGAGGCTCTTGCACGCTACGAGCGGGATGGCATCGCGTTCCATGCCTTGCGCACACGGCAGGCCGCCGGCCGGTCGTTCATCTCGGTGCACGTGCTGGTGCCGGGCGGCTGGACCGTCCAGGAAGGTCATGACCTGCTGGAGCGCATCGAGGACGACATACGCCGCGCCGTGCCGCGTTCCTCGGTCATCACGCATCTCGAGCCGCTGGAGGACCCTGCGTCCCTGGCGGACGAAGAGCTCGACCGCGGGCTGTAG
- a CDS encoding (Fe-S)-binding protein — translation MKVGLFVTCLVDLMRPRIGFAALKLLEAAGCEVVVPATQTCCGQPAFNSGDRATARELARKVLREFDGCDYIVVPSGSCGGMIRAHYPELLADSAEDARLLTRVSERTLELTDFLVNVLKVESVPGRFDGTVTYHDSCSGLRELGVKVQPRALLAKVPGLSLKEMTTPEYCCGFGGTFAVKYGEISARIAERKCEDIATTGADAVVLGDLGCILNIEGRLRRRGDTRTRVLHVAEVLAGVDDSSS, via the coding sequence TTGAAAGTCGGACTGTTCGTCACCTGCCTGGTGGATCTCATGCGGCCCCGCATCGGATTCGCCGCCCTGAAGCTGCTCGAAGCCGCCGGTTGTGAAGTCGTCGTCCCTGCGACGCAGACCTGTTGCGGTCAGCCTGCCTTCAATTCGGGCGACCGTGCCACGGCGCGGGAACTCGCCCGCAAGGTCCTGCGCGAGTTCGATGGCTGCGACTACATCGTCGTTCCGTCCGGTTCCTGCGGTGGAATGATCCGCGCGCACTATCCGGAGCTGCTGGCCGATTCGGCAGAGGACGCCCGGCTGCTCACACGCGTGTCGGAGCGCACGCTCGAACTCACGGATTTCCTGGTGAACGTGCTCAAGGTCGAGAGCGTTCCGGGGCGATTCGACGGAACGGTCACGTACCACGACTCATGCTCCGGCCTGCGCGAACTGGGGGTGAAGGTGCAACCGCGGGCCTTGCTTGCCAAGGTTCCCGGACTTTCGCTCAAGGAAATGACGACTCCCGAGTATTGCTGTGGATTCGGCGGCACCTTCGCCGTGAAGTACGGGGAAATCTCCGCTCGGATCGCCGAGCGCAAGTGCGAGGACATCGCCACCACGGGTGCCGATGCGGTCGTGCTGGGCGATCTGGGCTGCATTCTCAACATCGAAGGCCGGCTCAGGCGGCGAGGCGACACGCGCACCCGCGTGCTTCACGTCGCGGAAGTGCTGGCCGGCGTGGACGATTCCTCGTCCTGA
- a CDS encoding lactate utilization protein C, with protein sequence MGARENILKRIREARKAAGSSATPAELQAVDARFDEHPISVRPSLSWDPLQRFREQCVRMSSTVDDVASVDEIPAAVARYLQEKNLPFRAVCWPELASLDWASAGVEMQSRPSRGDDAVGVTGAYCGIAETGTLVFLSSPETHAATSLLPDTHIAVISASRLVPAMEEAWALMRTEGREPPRAINLVSGPSRTADIEGQLQIGAHGPFRVHVIIVAG encoded by the coding sequence ATGGGCGCACGCGAAAACATCCTCAAGCGCATCCGCGAAGCTCGCAAGGCCGCCGGGTCGTCGGCGACGCCGGCCGAACTCCAGGCGGTCGATGCGAGATTCGACGAACATCCGATCAGTGTGCGTCCGTCGCTGTCCTGGGATCCGCTGCAGCGTTTCCGCGAGCAGTGCGTTCGCATGTCGAGCACCGTGGACGACGTGGCATCGGTCGACGAAATACCTGCCGCCGTGGCGCGCTATCTGCAGGAGAAGAACCTGCCTTTCCGGGCCGTTTGCTGGCCGGAATTGGCATCGCTGGACTGGGCGTCCGCGGGCGTCGAGATGCAATCTCGCCCGTCCCGGGGCGATGATGCCGTCGGGGTCACCGGCGCCTACTGCGGCATCGCCGAGACCGGAACGCTCGTGTTCCTGTCCAGCCCCGAGACCCATGCGGCGACGAGCCTCCTGCCGGACACCCACATCGCCGTCATCTCCGCGAGCAGGCTCGTCCCCGCCATGGAGGAAGCCTGGGCGCTCATGCGCACGGAAGGCAGAGAGCCTCCCCGTGCGATCAACCTGGTGTCGGGCCCTTCCCGTACGGCCGACATCGAAGGACAGCTTCAGATCGGCGCCCACGGGCCCTTCCGGGTGCACGTCATCATCGTCGCCGGGTAG
- the pyrC gene encoding dihydroorotase has product MRAGRARPADRTNDSLRFELLGLRLRIESRRKVLDSITLTRPDDWHLHLRDGAALAAVLPHTSDRFARAIVMPNLKPPVTTTALAREYRDRILAALPEGVSFEPLMTLYLTDLTAPDELRRAKASGFVHAVKLYPAGATTNSDSGVTSIDKCRAALETMQELGLPLLVHGEVTDPDVDVFDREQVFIDRILAPLVRSMPALRIVLEHITTRQAADFVREAGPNVAATITAHHLLLNRNAIFQGGVRPHHYCLPVLKREEHRRALVQAATSGSPRYFLGTDSAPHARHTKENDCGCAGVYTAHAGIELYAEAFDAAGALDRLEGFASVHGPAFYGLPRNDGTITLRRQAWDVPVEFPYGEHRLVGLRAGGRIGWALS; this is encoded by the coding sequence ATGCGGGCAGGACGGGCCCGGCCGGCGGACCGGACGAATGATTCCCTGCGGTTCGAACTGTTAGGCTTGCGGCTTCGCATCGAGTCCCGGAGAAAGGTCTTGGACAGCATCACCCTCACTCGGCCCGACGACTGGCACCTGCATCTGCGCGACGGTGCGGCGCTCGCGGCGGTCCTGCCGCACACGTCCGACCGCTTCGCGCGAGCGATCGTCATGCCCAATCTCAAGCCGCCCGTGACGACGACCGCACTGGCGCGCGAATACCGCGACCGCATCCTGGCCGCGCTGCCGGAAGGCGTGAGTTTCGAACCTCTCATGACGCTCTATCTCACCGATCTCACCGCACCCGACGAACTGCGTCGGGCCAAGGCGAGCGGTTTCGTGCATGCCGTCAAGCTGTATCCGGCCGGGGCGACGACCAATTCGGATTCGGGCGTCACCTCCATCGACAAATGCCGGGCCGCGCTTGAGACGATGCAGGAGCTCGGCCTGCCGCTGCTCGTGCACGGCGAAGTCACCGACCCCGACGTCGACGTCTTCGACCGCGAGCAGGTCTTCATCGACCGGATTCTCGCGCCGCTCGTCCGATCCATGCCGGCTTTGCGGATCGTGCTCGAACACATCACCACGCGGCAGGCCGCGGATTTCGTGCGTGAGGCCGGCCCCAACGTGGCCGCCACCATCACGGCCCACCATCTCCTGCTCAACCGCAACGCGATCTTCCAGGGTGGAGTCCGGCCGCATCACTACTGTCTGCCGGTCCTCAAACGGGAAGAGCACCGACGTGCTCTCGTACAGGCGGCGACCTCGGGAAGCCCCAGGTATTTCCTCGGAACCGACAGCGCGCCCCACGCGCGCCACACCAAGGAGAACGACTGCGGTTGCGCCGGCGTCTATACGGCCCACGCAGGGATCGAACTCTACGCGGAGGCATTCGACGCGGCTGGAGCGCTGGATCGCCTGGAGGGATTCGCGAGCGTGCACGGCCCGGCCTTCTATGGTCTGCCCCGGAACGACGGGACCATCACGCTGCGCCGCCAGGCGTGGGATGTTCCCGTCGAGTTTCCCTATGGCGAGCACCGTCTCGTGGGATTGAGGGCCGGGGGGCGCATCGGGTGGGCGCTGAGCTGA
- a CDS encoding iron-sulfur cluster-binding protein codes for MTSSQSTTVAASNAGSAPSSPAPLFKQRAHDSLTNAKIQRAMRNFNLAGARARAVGEVENFEDLRTAAAAVRNRSLAMLDVWLERFEREATARGTHVHWAETHEDINRIVVEIAKRNAVKKIIKSKSMVSEESHLNDALEAQGVQVVETDLGEYIIQLSGETPSHIIAPAIHKNREDIADLFHQHHKTPRKTDISELTMEARKFLREHFLSADMGISGSNFLIAETGSTFIVTNEGNGRMTTTLPRVHVAITGVEKVLPTLEDAACIMRVLARSATGQSISNYVSINTGPKRAGDTDGPEENHVIIVDGGRTSMLGTDMQDALRCIRCGACMNHCPVYQNIGGHAYGWVYPGPIGSVLTPNYIGLEKALDLPNAATLCNQCGVVCPVRIPLPELMRKLREKQFERGLRPWQERLGLKLWSWAARRPGMYALLTKFAARMGRNMGGAEKAIHKLPGNGWTEGRDMPAPEGRTFRELYAARRR; via the coding sequence ATGACATCCTCCCAGTCCACCACGGTGGCAGCCTCGAACGCCGGATCGGCGCCCTCGTCGCCCGCACCGCTCTTCAAGCAGCGCGCGCACGACAGCCTCACCAACGCCAAGATCCAGCGTGCGATGCGCAACTTCAATCTGGCCGGTGCCAGGGCGCGCGCCGTGGGCGAGGTGGAGAACTTCGAGGATCTTCGCACCGCGGCAGCGGCAGTGCGCAACCGCTCGCTCGCCATGCTGGACGTCTGGCTCGAGCGTTTCGAGCGGGAGGCCACCGCGCGCGGCACGCATGTTCACTGGGCCGAGACCCATGAGGACATCAACCGCATCGTCGTGGAGATCGCGAAGCGCAATGCGGTGAAGAAGATCATCAAGTCGAAGTCGATGGTCAGCGAGGAAAGCCATCTCAACGATGCCCTCGAAGCGCAGGGGGTCCAGGTGGTGGAGACGGACCTCGGGGAATACATCATCCAGTTGTCCGGCGAGACGCCGTCGCACATCATCGCTCCGGCCATCCACAAGAACCGGGAAGACATCGCGGACCTGTTCCATCAGCATCACAAGACGCCCCGCAAGACCGACATCTCCGAACTCACCATGGAAGCCCGCAAGTTCCTGCGCGAGCACTTCCTTTCGGCCGACATGGGCATCTCGGGATCGAACTTCCTCATCGCCGAGACCGGTTCCACGTTCATCGTCACGAACGAGGGCAACGGGCGGATGACGACGACGCTGCCGCGCGTCCACGTGGCGATCACGGGCGTGGAGAAGGTGCTGCCGACGCTGGAAGACGCCGCCTGCATCATGCGCGTGCTGGCCCGATCGGCCACCGGACAATCGATCAGCAATTACGTCTCGATCAATACCGGCCCGAAGCGTGCCGGCGATACGGACGGTCCCGAAGAGAATCATGTGATCATCGTCGACGGTGGCCGCACGAGCATGCTGGGGACCGACATGCAGGATGCGCTCCGTTGCATCCGCTGCGGCGCCTGCATGAATCACTGCCCCGTCTATCAGAACATCGGCGGACACGCCTACGGCTGGGTGTACCCGGGCCCGATCGGGTCCGTGCTTACGCCGAACTACATCGGTCTGGAGAAGGCGCTCGACCTGCCCAACGCGGCGACGTTGTGCAACCAGTGCGGCGTGGTCTGTCCCGTACGCATTCCGTTGCCGGAACTCATGCGCAAGCTGCGCGAGAAGCAGTTCGAGCGGGGGTTGCGTCCCTGGCAGGAGCGGCTGGGTCTCAAGCTCTGGTCGTGGGCCGCGCGGCGTCCGGGCATGTACGCCCTGCTCACCAAGTTCGCCGCGCGCATGGGCCGCAACATGGGGGGCGCCGAAAAGGCGATTCACAAGCTGCCCGGGAATGGCTGGACGGAAGGGCGCGACATGCCGGCACCCGAAGGCCGGACGTTCCGCGAACTCTACGCGGCGCGCCGCCGGTAG
- a CDS encoding BON domain-containing protein, whose amino-acid sequence MKIRIGSLFLAAASLVLAVPALQGCFPLVAAGAVGTGALIADDRRSSGTYLDDEGIEIKTGSRIGERFRDGIHVNVTSYNKVVLLTGEVFNEDMRLEVGKIAKGVDGVRYVVNETVVAPVSSLSSRSTDTLITSRVKSRFIEARKFQVNHVKVVTENRIVYLLGLVTKAEAEAAASIAAKTGDVKKVVQVFETIEEKAQK is encoded by the coding sequence ATGAAAATTCGTATCGGTTCCCTTTTTCTCGCCGCCGCCTCCCTCGTGCTGGCGGTTCCTGCGCTGCAGGGTTGCTTTCCCCTCGTGGCGGCTGGCGCGGTAGGAACAGGCGCGCTGATCGCCGACGACCGCCGGTCGAGCGGCACCTATCTGGACGACGAAGGCATCGAGATCAAGACGGGAAGCCGCATCGGCGAGCGGTTCCGCGACGGCATCCACGTCAACGTGACGAGCTACAACAAGGTGGTGTTGCTGACCGGAGAGGTGTTCAACGAGGACATGCGCCTGGAAGTCGGCAAGATCGCGAAGGGCGTGGACGGAGTCCGCTACGTCGTCAACGAAACGGTGGTCGCACCCGTGTCGTCCCTGTCGTCGCGGTCCACCGACACACTGATCACCTCCCGGGTGAAGAGCCGGTTCATCGAGGCACGGAAGTTCCAGGTCAACCACGTCAAGGTGGTGACCGAGAACAGGATCGTCTATCTGCTGGGACTCGTCACCAAGGCTGAAGCCGAGGCCGCCGCCTCCATTGCGGCGAAGACCGGCGACGTGAAGAAGGTGGTCCAGGTCTTCGAGACCATCGAGGAGAAGGCGCAGAAGTAG
- the rsmI gene encoding 16S rRNA (cytidine(1402)-2'-O)-methyltransferase → MHTEPFRAEAGSLYVVATPIGNLRDITLRALDLLASVDRIAAEDTRHTRVLLEAHGLAARMTALHRHNEAAAADRVVQWLREGASVALVTDAGTPGVSDPGTRVVRAAREAGFAVVPVPGASAVITALSASGIESDGFRFEGFLPAKGEARRARIRDLADCTQAVVLYEAPHRIRETLQDLQSLLGPDRGLTVCRELTKRFESIADLRAGGAVEWLDGDPNRSRGEFVLLVHPARRSGAGAELAEGLRILGPLLEELPASQAARLAAKISGARRGDLYDAALRNAGRTGPAGGPDE, encoded by the coding sequence TTGCATACGGAACCCTTTCGAGCGGAGGCCGGGTCATTATATGTGGTGGCCACGCCCATCGGTAACCTTCGCGACATCACGCTGCGCGCGCTCGACCTGCTGGCGTCCGTGGATCGGATCGCGGCGGAAGACACCCGGCACACCCGGGTGCTTCTCGAGGCGCACGGGCTTGCCGCCCGCATGACCGCCCTGCATCGTCACAACGAGGCTGCCGCGGCCGATCGAGTCGTGCAGTGGCTGCGCGAAGGTGCCAGCGTTGCGCTCGTCACCGATGCGGGGACGCCCGGTGTGAGCGATCCGGGCACGCGTGTCGTGAGAGCGGCGCGCGAAGCCGGCTTCGCGGTCGTGCCCGTGCCGGGCGCGAGTGCCGTCATCACGGCGCTGTCGGCCTCGGGCATCGAGTCGGACGGTTTCCGCTTCGAAGGATTCCTGCCCGCCAAGGGCGAGGCGCGCCGCGCCCGGATCCGGGATCTCGCCGACTGCACGCAAGCCGTGGTTCTCTACGAGGCACCGCACCGGATCCGCGAGACTCTGCAGGATCTGCAATCGCTGCTCGGACCCGACCGTGGACTGACCGTATGCCGGGAACTCACCAAACGATTCGAGTCCATCGCCGATCTGCGCGCCGGCGGCGCAGTGGAGTGGCTCGATGGCGATCCCAACCGCAGCCGCGGCGAGTTTGTCCTGCTGGTTCATCCCGCGCGTCGCTCCGGAGCGGGGGCGGAGCTTGCCGAAGGGTTGCGCATACTCGGTCCTCTCCTGGAGGAACTGCCCGCGTCGCAGGCCGCGCGACTCGCCGCGAAGATCAGCGGCGCCCGGCGCGGCGATCTCTACGACGCGGCATTGCGCAATGCGGGCAGGACGGGCCCGGCCGGCGGACCGGACGAATGA